Genomic DNA from Streptomyces sp. NBC_01571:
ACGGCCTTACCGTCGTGGCCGCCGGATACAACGCGGTCATCATCCGCGGGGCCTCCCTCGTTAACTCCCCCGACCTGTTGGCGGAGCTGGCCGCCGGCCTGAAGGGCAAGCGGGTCATCCTCGCCGGAGACAACGACAAGGCCGGTAACGGCTTCACCCAGCGACTGGCGGACGGCCTGGCCGCTCACGACGTCCCGACCCAGGCCCTGGCGATTCCGCACGAGGGCGACGACTTGACCGACTGGAGGGCCCGAGACGTGGCCAACTTCCCCGCTGCCCTGGCCGATGCCGTTAACGCTCCCGCTGCGGAGCCTGCGCCTGCCTTGCCGGCTGGTCTGCCGGACGTGGACGTGGAGGACGTGGCCCCGACGCGGGACCAGGTCGGCCGGATCACGGACCTGTACTACGACACGCTTCGTGAGTACGGCGCGTCCGACGTCCAGGCCGCGTACCTCCTGTCCACGTTCGCTGAGGGCCAGATCAAGTACGCCCCTGGCCTGGGTTTCTTCACCTGGTCGGGTCGCGTCTGGGAGCGGAGCGACTCGAAGGTACGCAACATGGTGCACTTCATCGGCCGTGCCCTGATGGCCGCCGCGAAGCGCAAGACGGACGACAAGGCCCCCGACGCGAAGGAGGACCCCGGAGAGGGCCTGCGCAAGGCTGCGAAGGGGTTCACGACTCGCCGCAAGATTGACGACTGTCTGGCGGAGCTGGCGTCCATCCCGTCAGTTCACGTCTCCCCGACCGACTTTGACAGTCAGCCGGACATCCTGTCCTTCCGTAACGGAACGGTGGACCTGCGCACGGGCGCCATGCGTGAGCACCGTAAGGAGGATCTCCTGACGTACTGCCTGGCCGTGAACTACGACCCGGAAGCGAAGTGCGGACGCTGGGAGTCCTTCCTGGAGGAGGTGTTCCCGGATATGCCGGAGATGCCGTCCTACTTCCGGCGGCTGGTCGGCTACGGCGCGACGGGTCATACGTCGGAGCAGTGCTTTGCTGTCCTCTGGGGCCAGGGCGCCAACGGCAAGTCCGTTGCCACGGACACGCTGACTTCGATCTTCCGGGACATCACGGAGACGACCCCGTTCAGCACGTTCGAGGAGAAGTCCTCCGGCGGGATCCCGAACGACATCGCTGCCCTGCGCGGTAGCCGCTTCGTCATGGCCTCCGAAGGCGAGTCGGGCAAGCCGATGTCGGAGGCGGTCCTGAAGCGCGTCACGGGCAAGGACGAGATTTCCGCCCGCTTCCTGCGCCAGGAGTTCTTCACCTTCAAACCGACCTTCCTCCTCATGCTGGCGACGAACTTCAAACCGAAGTTCCGCGGCCAGGACGAGGGCCTGTGGCGTCGCGTCAAGTTGATCCCGTTCACCAGGTTTTTCGCGCCGGAGGAGCGGGACCACACGCTGGACCGCAAGCTCCTCGCGGAGGCGGAGGGCATCGCGGCCTGGGCCGTGAGGGGCGCGATGGAGTGGTTCCGGTCCGGCCTCCAGGACCCGCAGCACATCATCGACGCGACGAAGGACTACCGCCGCACGTCGGACGCCCTGGCTGGGTTCTTCCCCGGGGTCCTGGAGATGGCGGAGGACGCCAACGAACTGACCGCCGGCCAGGCGTACCAGGCGTACACGCACTGGTGTGAAGCGGAGGGCCTGCCTGCGCGTGAGCGGTGGACCCGACGCACGTTCCTGGACGCCATGGCGGAGCGCAAGGTCCAGCGCAGGAACACGGCTAAGGGCGTCGCCCTGGTCGGTGTCCGCATCGCTGCCGACCACGCGGACGCCCCGGACGGTCCGGGCATCTTCGGCGAGTAGCGGGACCGGGGGACGTCCTCTCCGGACCAGTAGTGCAAGGGCCTGGCCTCCTGACGGGGGTCAGGCCTTCCCCCTGTCCAACAACGGAGAGGGGACGTCATGCGCTACATGGGCGGCAAGGCGAAGATTGCTAGGCA
This window encodes:
- a CDS encoding phage/plasmid primase, P4 family, encoding MNEILARFQDVDDKPDGGYIARCPGHGDSRPSLRIWFGEDGRVRMTCRAGCETGDVIRAVRLPWSAMFNATGAARTVTSVKPETVGTAEVAALRVYLDAAANDLQRVDTEYSGIAADYAVRRFGMTQNLAASLGLGFDDGSLAGLRYTDEEGRPRNYRSPGFRRFPRLIVPLVGFDGVARGLQGRDVSGDCPARWMSLSNPDGLRWAPYGVLLAEAQTDTYIVTEGPGDGLTVVAAGYNAVIIRGASLVNSPDLLAELAAGLKGKRVILAGDNDKAGNGFTQRLADGLAAHDVPTQALAIPHEGDDLTDWRARDVANFPAALADAVNAPAAEPAPALPAGLPDVDVEDVAPTRDQVGRITDLYYDTLREYGASDVQAAYLLSTFAEGQIKYAPGLGFFTWSGRVWERSDSKVRNMVHFIGRALMAAAKRKTDDKAPDAKEDPGEGLRKAAKGFTTRRKIDDCLAELASIPSVHVSPTDFDSQPDILSFRNGTVDLRTGAMREHRKEDLLTYCLAVNYDPEAKCGRWESFLEEVFPDMPEMPSYFRRLVGYGATGHTSEQCFAVLWGQGANGKSVATDTLTSIFRDITETTPFSTFEEKSSGGIPNDIAALRGSRFVMASEGESGKPMSEAVLKRVTGKDEISARFLRQEFFTFKPTFLLMLATNFKPKFRGQDEGLWRRVKLIPFTRFFAPEERDHTLDRKLLAEAEGIAAWAVRGAMEWFRSGLQDPQHIIDATKDYRRTSDALAGFFPGVLEMAEDANELTAGQAYQAYTHWCEAEGLPARERWTRRTFLDAMAERKVQRRNTAKGVALVGVRIAADHADAPDGPGIFGE